The following coding sequences are from one Acidimicrobiales bacterium window:
- a CDS encoding YggT family protein, whose product MLLICRLLDLYLLVLFARIIMSWFPVSPGSPMASIFSALYAVTEPVLGPVRRMIPPIGMGGMGFDLSPIIVLFGMRILQSALCR is encoded by the coding sequence GTGCTCCTCATCTGTCGCCTACTCGACCTCTACCTGCTCGTGCTGTTCGCGCGCATCATCATGAGCTGGTTCCCTGTCTCGCCGGGGTCGCCCATGGCGTCGATCTTCAGCGCCCTCTACGCCGTCACCGAGCCCGTGCTCGGCCCCGTACGCCGCATGATCCCTCCTATCGGCATGGGCGGCATGGGCTTCGACCTCTCGCCGATCATCGTGCTGTTCGGCATGCGCATCCTGCAGAGCGCCCTCTGCCGCTGA
- a CDS encoding DivIVA domain-containing protein: MDVSPKTLREVEFREKLRGYNPDDVDEFLERVAAGLEILQERLRQATERAVRAEQRASESTEGDDAMRRTLVLAQRTADLAVQEAREQAARIVSDAEAQAQAVRAEAAEHARRTIDDATREAWAQVGRLENARDHLQGEVAGLEQYLDNERMRLRAMLSDTLRRLDEAIPALSPAPGGPSVDIEALRRPEPSQQRVADEAFFEELRRSVSDEPEPNGSPSVPSGY, encoded by the coding sequence ATGGATGTCTCGCCCAAGACCCTGCGGGAGGTCGAGTTCCGCGAGAAGTTGCGGGGCTACAACCCCGACGACGTCGACGAGTTCCTCGAGCGGGTGGCGGCGGGCCTCGAGATCCTCCAAGAGCGGCTGCGCCAAGCTACCGAGCGCGCCGTGCGCGCCGAACAGCGGGCCTCGGAATCCACCGAGGGCGACGACGCCATGCGCCGCACGTTGGTGCTGGCCCAGCGCACCGCCGACCTCGCCGTGCAGGAGGCGCGTGAGCAGGCGGCGCGCATCGTGTCCGACGCCGAGGCGCAGGCCCAGGCAGTGCGGGCCGAAGCGGCCGAGCACGCCCGTCGCACCATCGACGACGCCACCCGCGAGGCCTGGGCCCAGGTGGGCCGGCTGGAGAACGCCCGCGACCACCTGCAGGGAGAGGTCGCCGGGCTCGAGCAGTACCTCGACAACGAGCGCATGCGGTTGCGGGCCATGTTGTCCGACACGCTGCGCCGGCTCGACGAGGCCATCCCCGCGTTGTCGCCTGCGCCCGGCGGGCCTTCGGTCGACATCGAGGCGCTGCGCCGGCCTGAACCGTCGCAGCAACGGGTCGCCGACGAGGCGTTCTTCGAAGAACTGCGTCGCTCCGTGAGCGACGAGCCCGAGCCCAACGGCTCGCCGTCGGTCCCTTCGGGCTACTGA